In the genome of Prosthecobacter debontii, one region contains:
- a CDS encoding sulfatase-like hydrolase/transferase, giving the protein MFRPLALLCLFTLSSLAADRPNILWLTSEDNGPDYGCYGDTYATTPNIDALAAKGIRFKRCWSNAPVCAPARTCLISGRWAPADGGEHMRSYVPMPQQDQMYPQFLRAAGYYCTNNNKEDYNLEKPKEGKKDLVWDESNGKAHWKNRPDGHPFFAVFNDQITHESQIRRRPHTLIHDPAKAPLPPFHPDTPEVRHDWAQYYDNITLMDTKLGKAIAELEAGGVAEDTIIMHYGDHGAGMPRFKRWPYNTGLQVGLIMYFPEKWKHLAPKGYAPGGENQELVSFIDLPATLLSIAGVKPPAYFQGRAICGEFAQPANALMHGFRGRMDERYDLVRSTTDGRYVYVRNYMPHLPYGQFLNYMFQQATTRVWKDLFDQGKLNELQSRFWKAKPSEELYDLESDPWETVNLADSAEHADIKARLAQGQREWLIKVRDLGFIPEGERLAASSGKSPKDTYASEEAYPVSAVLDAASLASDAKKATPEALATLLQDPHAMIRYWAAMGHLIQGSQITQANSAHLQKALSDSSPSVRVAAAEALLATQPSPDLLEQCARTLLAMGDVNKQPYFAAVEAVNAMDRHLTQLAPWKDAILALPGKAPADTEQRLKEYIARLHDHLLNGDKISSAKENH; this is encoded by the coding sequence ATGTTCCGACCACTCGCGCTTCTCTGCCTTTTCACGCTCTCAAGCCTTGCGGCTGATCGCCCCAATATCCTCTGGCTGACCAGCGAGGACAACGGGCCCGACTACGGCTGCTACGGAGACACTTACGCCACCACGCCTAACATCGATGCCCTGGCCGCCAAAGGCATTCGCTTCAAGCGCTGCTGGTCCAATGCGCCCGTCTGTGCGCCCGCTCGCACCTGCCTGATCAGTGGCCGCTGGGCGCCGGCGGATGGGGGCGAGCATATGCGCAGCTACGTGCCCATGCCACAGCAGGATCAGATGTATCCTCAGTTCCTCCGTGCCGCCGGTTACTACTGCACGAATAACAATAAGGAAGACTACAATCTGGAGAAGCCCAAGGAGGGCAAAAAGGATCTCGTCTGGGATGAAAGCAATGGCAAAGCCCACTGGAAAAATCGCCCGGATGGCCACCCCTTCTTTGCCGTCTTTAACGACCAGATCACGCACGAAAGCCAGATCCGCCGTCGCCCGCATACCCTGATCCATGATCCGGCCAAGGCTCCCCTCCCCCCGTTCCATCCCGATACCCCTGAGGTGCGTCACGATTGGGCGCAGTATTATGACAACATCACCCTGATGGATACCAAGCTCGGCAAAGCCATTGCGGAGCTTGAGGCTGGGGGGGTGGCTGAGGACACCATCATCATGCACTACGGTGACCACGGTGCGGGGATGCCCCGCTTCAAGCGCTGGCCCTACAACACCGGCCTTCAAGTGGGTCTCATCATGTATTTCCCAGAGAAGTGGAAACACCTCGCTCCTAAAGGTTATGCCCCAGGCGGTGAAAACCAAGAACTGGTCAGCTTCATCGATCTCCCTGCGACGCTGCTGAGCATCGCCGGGGTGAAACCGCCTGCCTACTTCCAAGGCCGCGCGATTTGCGGTGAGTTTGCGCAACCCGCCAATGCCCTCATGCACGGCTTCCGAGGCCGTATGGACGAGCGCTATGACCTCGTCCGCAGCACCACCGACGGGCGCTATGTGTATGTTCGCAATTACATGCCCCACCTTCCTTACGGGCAGTTTCTCAACTACATGTTCCAGCAGGCCACCACCCGCGTCTGGAAAGACCTCTTCGATCAAGGCAAGCTCAATGAACTGCAGAGTCGCTTCTGGAAGGCCAAACCCTCCGAAGAACTCTATGACCTGGAATCCGATCCCTGGGAGACGGTCAATCTCGCCGACTCTGCTGAACATGCAGACATCAAAGCCCGTCTTGCCCAGGGCCAGCGTGAATGGCTCATCAAAGTGCGTGACCTCGGCTTCATCCCTGAAGGCGAGCGCTTGGCGGCTTCTTCGGGTAAATCCCCCAAGGACACCTATGCCTCCGAAGAGGCTTATCCGGTCTCAGCCGTCCTAGATGCCGCATCCCTGGCCAGCGATGCGAAAAAAGCCACTCCCGAGGCTCTAGCCACCCTGCTTCAGGACCCTCATGCGATGATTCGCTACTGGGCTGCCATGGGGCATCTCATCCAGGGAAGCCAGATCACTCAGGCCAACTCGGCGCACCTACAGAAGGCTCTCAGTGACTCCTCTCCGAGCGTCCGCGTCGCCGCGGCGGAAGCCCTCCTGGCCACCCAACCCAGCCCGGATCTCCTGGAGCAATGCGCCCGCACGCTGTTGGCGATGGGTGACGTCAATAAGCAGCCTTACTTTGCCGCAGTCGAGGCCGTCAATGCGATGGATCGCCATCTGACGCAATTGGCCCCCTGGAAAGACGCCATCCTCGCCCTCCCTGGCAAGGCACCTGCGGACACTGAACAACGGCTCAAAGAATACATTGCCCGCCTGCATGATCATCTGCTGAACGGGGATAAAATCAGCTCGGCAAAAGAGAACCACTGA
- a CDS encoding TatD family hydrolase — translation MNYIEPHGHMVSRTTDDYERMAIAGCQAICEPAFWAGFDRASADGFYDYFRQITEYEPKRAAKFGIQHYCWLCINPKEAEDLKLAEDVIALIPEFLEKPGVLGIGEIGLNKNSRNELSIFERHLQVAQDHDQLVLIHTPHLEDKLKGTRLIVEALKNFSGIKPERVIIDHVEEHTIDHVLDHGFWAGITLYPESKCTPHRAIDMLEHRQGERIWMNSACDWGVSDPLAVPKTMQAMRQRGWTPEMIQRVAWDNPRAFMGQCEKFKM, via the coding sequence ATGAATTACATCGAACCCCACGGTCACATGGTCAGCCGCACCACGGATGACTATGAGCGCATGGCCATTGCTGGCTGTCAGGCCATCTGCGAACCTGCTTTTTGGGCGGGTTTTGATCGGGCTTCAGCCGATGGTTTCTACGACTACTTTCGCCAGATCACCGAGTATGAACCCAAGCGAGCGGCCAAGTTTGGCATTCAGCATTACTGCTGGCTGTGCATCAATCCCAAGGAAGCCGAGGACCTGAAGCTGGCGGAGGATGTCATCGCTCTGATCCCTGAATTTTTGGAGAAACCCGGTGTCCTTGGCATTGGCGAGATTGGCTTGAACAAGAACAGCCGCAATGAGCTGAGCATCTTTGAGCGGCATTTGCAGGTGGCTCAGGATCACGATCAACTTGTGCTGATCCATACCCCACACTTGGAAGATAAACTGAAAGGCACCCGCCTCATCGTCGAGGCTCTGAAGAACTTCTCAGGCATCAAGCCGGAACGCGTCATCATTGACCACGTGGAGGAGCACACCATTGATCACGTGCTGGATCATGGTTTCTGGGCAGGTATTACGCTGTATCCGGAAAGCAAATGCACCCCGCATCGAGCCATTGATATGCTGGAGCATCGCCAGGGCGAGCGTATCTGGATGAACAGTGCCTGTGACTGGGGCGTCAGCGATCCTCTTGCGGTGCCGAAGACCATGCAGGCCATGCGCCAACGCGGGTGGACACCGGAGATGATTCAGCGCGTGGCCTGGGATAATCCGCGCGCTTTCATGGGCCAGTGTGAGAAGTTTAAGATGTGA
- a CDS encoding M60 family metallopeptidase, whose translation MRVLSLLLLSLALVRPAWTQLPEQIIRAEREKLLAGVKSIPKAGAPGPVAIWGTLAFPILASPGGREGIELAVAAVAGHGKGRIILFGHNSYLNGQAGGDHARLLSNCIQWSAKKQKPRIGLKNVNAIAELDKLGFKAEAISDLSEKSLARYDVILLNAQSITDPAEGDQIVQWVARGGGLIAGMTGWAFGQTSGGKKLASSHGLNQALMPAGIAFTDQSGFDPTQAFQARIELPLLLNAAEAINALKQQKTGGRALTPEDMKQATSAIQIAMAAQPPDRNSLQEAVTAAMANPSARQPIPTKEEPLTQAKDADARVQLGMETRMLKLAPGAVNAHPAHEVFPGKAPTNAPRVSAEVPVQPTVPGWTSTGLYAAAGETIQVTVPAAMADQGYAVRIGSHSDLLYDLDRWSRAPDITKSLPLTTPITSITSAFGGLIYIEVPSRVETDAAFSVQIKGGIQAPYFVLVRDTDEQWNTDLKKRPAPWAELACDQMILTVPSEVARTVTTPTLLMEFWKRVVEAQDDISNQRAERKRPERMVADVQISAGFMHSGYPIMLHLPEALEMVTFNRIKFPGWGFHHEIGHNHQRGDFTFDGTVEVTNNVMGMYVYEAVLKKDWLIGHTAIAPERRRANLEKLKQVSDKWAQWKSDPFYALHSYIQLVQAFGWESWRAYLHSFADPQFGPAPKSDDEKRDQFLVRYSKITKRNLGPFFDAWGIPVSAQAKAEVSSLETWMPAEM comes from the coding sequence ATGCGTGTTCTGAGTCTTCTATTGCTGTCTTTAGCCCTCGTCCGCCCTGCGTGGACACAGCTTCCTGAGCAGATTATTCGAGCCGAGCGGGAAAAGCTCCTCGCCGGGGTCAAAAGCATCCCCAAAGCAGGCGCACCGGGTCCGGTGGCCATCTGGGGCACCCTGGCCTTCCCCATTCTGGCCTCGCCTGGAGGAAGAGAAGGCATCGAACTCGCCGTCGCTGCAGTGGCAGGTCATGGCAAGGGGCGCATCATCCTCTTTGGCCACAACAGCTACCTGAATGGACAGGCCGGCGGTGACCATGCACGCCTGCTCAGCAACTGCATCCAGTGGAGCGCTAAGAAACAAAAGCCACGCATCGGCCTCAAGAACGTCAATGCCATCGCCGAACTCGACAAACTCGGGTTCAAAGCGGAAGCCATCTCGGACTTGAGTGAGAAGTCCCTGGCTCGTTATGACGTGATCCTTCTCAATGCCCAGAGCATCACCGATCCCGCCGAGGGCGACCAGATCGTTCAATGGGTCGCGCGTGGCGGAGGACTCATTGCGGGGATGACGGGCTGGGCCTTTGGCCAAACCAGCGGTGGCAAAAAACTCGCCAGTTCACATGGCCTGAATCAGGCGTTGATGCCCGCCGGCATCGCCTTCACGGACCAGAGCGGCTTTGATCCAACACAGGCCTTCCAAGCCCGAATCGAACTACCCCTCCTGCTGAATGCCGCCGAGGCCATCAACGCACTGAAGCAGCAAAAGACGGGGGGCCGGGCGCTAACTCCTGAAGACATGAAACAGGCAACGAGCGCCATCCAAATCGCCATGGCCGCCCAGCCGCCGGACCGGAACAGCCTGCAAGAAGCCGTGACCGCCGCGATGGCAAACCCCAGCGCACGGCAGCCCATCCCCACCAAAGAAGAGCCGCTCACACAAGCCAAAGACGCGGATGCACGTGTGCAACTCGGCATGGAGACGCGCATGCTCAAGCTCGCTCCGGGAGCGGTCAACGCCCACCCAGCGCATGAGGTCTTTCCGGGTAAGGCCCCAACGAACGCACCGCGAGTCTCCGCCGAAGTTCCCGTTCAACCCACCGTCCCAGGCTGGACCAGCACCGGCCTCTATGCGGCCGCAGGAGAAACCATCCAGGTCACCGTGCCCGCAGCCATGGCCGATCAAGGCTATGCTGTGCGTATCGGCAGCCATTCCGATCTTTTGTATGACCTCGACCGCTGGAGCAGGGCCCCTGACATCACCAAATCTCTCCCCCTCACCACCCCGATCACCTCCATCACCAGTGCCTTTGGCGGACTCATCTACATTGAAGTGCCTTCCCGTGTGGAAACAGATGCCGCTTTCAGTGTCCAAATCAAAGGTGGCATCCAAGCTCCCTACTTCGTGTTAGTCCGAGATACAGATGAGCAGTGGAATACCGACCTCAAGAAGCGCCCAGCCCCCTGGGCTGAACTGGCGTGTGACCAAATGATCCTGACCGTGCCGAGCGAGGTGGCGCGCACCGTCACCACCCCGACTCTGCTCATGGAATTCTGGAAACGCGTGGTGGAGGCTCAAGATGACATCAGCAACCAAAGGGCCGAACGCAAACGCCCTGAGCGGATGGTGGCCGATGTCCAGATCAGCGCAGGTTTCATGCATAGCGGCTACCCCATCATGCTGCATCTGCCTGAGGCGCTGGAGATGGTCACCTTCAACCGCATCAAATTCCCCGGCTGGGGTTTCCATCATGAGATCGGGCATAACCATCAACGTGGCGACTTCACCTTCGATGGCACTGTGGAAGTCACCAACAACGTCATGGGCATGTATGTTTATGAAGCGGTGTTGAAAAAAGACTGGCTCATCGGACATACCGCCATCGCTCCTGAACGCCGCCGCGCCAATCTCGAGAAGCTCAAGCAAGTCTCGGACAAATGGGCGCAGTGGAAGAGCGATCCTTTCTATGCCTTGCATAGTTACATCCAACTGGTTCAAGCGTTCGGTTGGGAAAGCTGGCGGGCCTATCTGCACAGCTTCGCCGATCCTCAGTTCGGCCCCGCCCCGAAAAGCGATGATGAAAAGCGCGATCAATTCCTCGTGCGCTACTCCAAGATCACGAAACGCAATCTCGGCCCCTTCTTTGATGCCTGGGGCATCCCTGTCAGCGCCCAGGCCAAGGCTGAAGTCAGCAGCCTGGAGACCTGGATGCCTGCAGAGATGTGA